A window of Chryseobacterium shandongense genomic DNA:
AATTAAAAACCGGATGTATGCAAAATGAAGATTGTCGTATGCAAATTACGGATTGTGATTCTTGAGTTTAATTAACAATAAAGATTTGCTACAGAATCATGTGCACAATTAACAAGATCTGCGCGAGATAAAATTAAGTAGAGATTCTTCATTTCGCTTTGCTTCACTCAGAATGACAAAAATACAACACAATCACCTGTGAAAAATTACGTAAGATTAAAATTTATATAGTAAATTATTTTCTTGGCTTATCACTCATATAAAAACTCAGTTTTCCACCATTTATAATATCAGAATGCTTCAGAATGAAATTTTTAATTTCCTTTCCATTCAAAACAACTTTCCGAACATACATATTCTTCGGACTTTGATTAATCGCCTCGATTTCAAATGTTTTTCCATTTTCTAAATTCAACATAGCATGTTCTATCGCCGGACTGCCAATGGCATAATCTACCGAACCCGGAGCTACAGGGTAAAAGCCCAGCGAACTCAAAATATACCATGCGCTCATTTGCCCGGCATCATCATTTCCACCTAATCCGTCGGGAGTTGCTTTATACTGCATTTCTAAAATCCGTCTGATCTGAGCCTGTGTTTTCCAAGGTTGTCCTGCCCAATTGTACAGATAAGCAACGTGATGAGCAGGTTCGTTTCCGTGAACATAGCCTCCGATAATTCCTTCGCGGGTAATGTCTTCGGTATCAGCAAAAAATTCATCAGGCAAATGCATGGTGAACAATTTATCCAGTTTGGAAGCGAATTTTTTCTTTCCGCCCATGAGCTGAATCAATTCATCCGGATTTTGAGGAACAAAAAAACTGTAATTCCAGGAATTTCCTTCAATAAAACCTTGCCCGTGCGTGCTTAAAGCATTAAAATCCTTCTTAAAACTTCCGTCAGCGAGGCGAGGACGCATGAATCCACTACTCTTATCAAAATTATTTTTCCAGTTCTCAGAGCGTTTGATGAATTGGTTATAAATTTCTGTTTCTCCAACATATTTTGCCAGCTGCGCAATGGCCCAGTCATCATAAGCATATTCCAACGTATTAGAAACCGAAGTTCCGCTTTTTTCAGCAGGGATGTATCCTAAATCAATATATTGTCCGATGCCTTCATAATCTCTTTTGTTTGCCGTAGCAATACAGGCCTGTAAAGCTGCTTTTGTATCACCGCTGTAATTTCCTTTAATTATGGCATCGGCAACAACGCTTACACTATGGTAACCGCTCATACACCAGTTGTCGTTCGCATAATGCGACCAGATCGGCAGCATTTTCATAGAAAACTGATCGTAATGCGCCATCATAGATTTCACCATGTCGCTGTTTCTTTTCGGCTGAATGATATTAAAGAAGGGATGTAGCGTTCGGTAAGTATCCCAAAGGGAAAAAGTGGTGTAATTTGTAAAATTGTTTGCCTGATGAACATTTTGATCCAAACCTTTATATTCTCCGTTCACGTCCATATAAGTGGTCGGATTAATGAAAGTATGATACATCGCGGTATAAAAATTCGTTTTTTCGTTTTCAGAACCTTTGATGATGATTTTATTTAATTCTTTGTTCCAATTGTCCTGAGTCTGTGTTTTTATCTGATCAAAAGATAAACTTCCTGCTTCTCTTTCTATATTTTCCAAAGCGTTTGCCTGACTTACGGGAGAAATTGCCAGCTTTACTTCTATGGCTTCATTTTCGTTCGTATCAAAATCAAAATACATTTTCAGGTTTTTTCCGGCGATTTCAGGAAAGTTTTTCGTCTGGTCGAATTTTCTCCAGAATCCGTTGTAAACCTGTTTTCCGTCATAATTTTTTTGTCCGTAAGATTTGAAAGGCTTTGAAAATTTCATTGCAAAATACACGGTTCTCGTTCTTGCCCAGCCATTGGTTTGTCTGTAGCCGGTCACCGTATTTCCGTTTTCTACGCGAACATAAGTCCAGATATTTTTTCCGTCATAATTATAAATTCCGGCCATCAGATCCAGGATGATGTGTGCCTGATCAGACTTTGGAAAAGTGTATCGATGAATACCTACCCTTGTTGTTGAGGTTAATTCGGCTAAAATATTATGGTCTTCCAGTTTTACCTGATAATATCCTGCTTCTGCTTTTTCGTTGCGATGCGAAAATCTGCTTCTGTAACCACTTTCAGGATTCGTTGCCGTTCCAGGATTCAACTGCAGTTTTCCCTCAGTTGGCATGATTAAAAAATCTCCCAAATCAGAATGTCCTGTTCCGCTAAAATGGGTCGAACTGAAACCGACAATGGTTTTATCTTCATAACGGTAGCCTGCACAGTATTTATAGACTTCTCCATTATATTTTCCATTGAGCTCATAAGTAATGGTATCGGTTTCCGGACTGAGTTGAACGGCTCCGAAAGGTGCGGTTGCGCCGGGATAAGTATGTCCCATTTTTTCTGTTCCGATGAACGGATTCACATATTGATAAAGTTTTTCGAATTTTTGAGCTTTAAAATGTAAACTAAAAACCAAAAGAAATAGAAAAACAGCAGTTCCGCACCTTGTCATGGATGAATATTTTTAATGAAAAGTAAATTTAGACAAAATCAGAGAATACTTGTTTAAAGTAAATTCAAGTTTAACGACAAAAGTTTAGACAAAAAAATTATTTCTCAGAAAAACGAAAGCCAATGCCATGCAGATTTTCGATGACAATATTTTCTTCATCTGCCAATACCTTTCTTAACCTTGAAATAAATACATCGAGGCTTCTTCCCATAAAATAATCATCATCGCCCCAAATAGCTTTCAGGATGTCTTGTCTTTTTAGAACATTATTTTTATTGCGGATAAAATAGAGGAGCAGATCAGATTCTCTTTGGGTAAGGGTGATTATATTTTCTGTATGTTCAAGTGTGTAATTTTTAGGATCAAAAGTATATTTTCCTACTTTAAATTTTGATGGATATGTATTCGTTTTCTTAGACCGTTTCAGGAAAACTTCGATCTTTAGGATCAGTTCCTCAATGCTGAAGGGTTTTACCAGATAATCATCGGCCCCTATTTTTAATCCTTTGATCCGGTCTTCTTTTAAGGCTTTTGCGGATAGGAAAATAATGGGGATCTCGGTATTTTTTTCGCGAATTCGTTCTGCAAGTTCAAAGCCGTTGAGTTCGGGCATCATTATATCAAGTAAACAAATGTCGAAGTTTTCTTTATTAAATGCTTCCAGGGCCGACTTCCCGTCGCGGTAACATGAAATATTGTAATAATTTTCCAAACTGTCCTGAATCAGGAAAGCAATTGTTTCATCATCCTCGGCATATAGAATTTTAGATTTTTGCATGGCTTTCACATTATTAAAGTGGTAAGGTAAGCGTAATGGTGATTCCCTTATCTGTATTATTTTCAACCGAAATTTTCCAGTTATGCTGTTGGACAATTTTTTTCACGTAAAATAAGCCTAACCCGAAACCATTCACTTCATCGCTCTTTTTAGTATTCACTCTGTAAAATTTATCAAAAATATGAGGAATATTTTTAGCGGGAATCCCTATTCCGTTGTCTTTGAACTTTAAATATAATGTTTTTGAATCTTTTAATGAAGAAATAATAATGACGGGGTTGGTGTCGCAGTATTTTATGGAGTTGTCTAAAATGTTATAAACAATATTGGTAAAGTGAAACTCATCGGCAATGATGGATATATTGCTGTCTATCTCTATTTTCACATACAGATCTTCATTTTTTTGTCTGATATTGTCAACAATTTCCTGAATAAAAGGTAATAAAGCAATCCTTTGAGGTTTTAAAGATAATCCTGCAGCGTCGTTTTTGGCAATATTCAGAATTTTTTCGACATGTCGGTTCAATTTATAGCTTTGATCGGTAATAATCGAAGTATACGTCTGCAATTTCGGATTTTCTCTTACCATATCCTGCTTAGTTAATGCTTCCGAAGCAAGCAGTATGGAAGAAAGCGGAGTTTTGAATTCATGGGTCATATTGTTAATGAAATCCCGTTGAAGTTCTGCAAATTTTTTCTGCTGAATAATCGTGTAAATTGAATATACATATACCAAAAGTATAATGATTAATGCAAATGTAAGCAAGTACCAGAAACGTAATGAACTGATAAGATACGTGGTTTTGTCCGGAAAGCGTATCGAAAAATAATAAACAAGATTTTTATGTTTGGGAAATTTGATTACTTTTTCATTAGGACTTTCCTGATGCTTTGAAATAAATTTTCCATACAGCATCTGATCACTGTGGCAGTTGTATAAAGCATAGACGTAATCCGTATTGATCTGGAACCTGGTAAATTCTGTTTTAAGATAATGTTCAAGTAATTCAGGATGAAATTCGTTGTTGATGTTTACAACATAATAATCGTTGGAAATATTCTGTACCGGATTTTCACTAAAAGATGTTTTTCCACCGGATAATTTTTCCACCACTTCGAGCAGGGCAACGTTTACAGTCTGATTAAATTTTTTATCTTCAAGATTATAAGCCTGCTTGGTCCACATTAATTGCGCAATCAATATCCCGATGATTGCAACAAACCCAAGGGTAATAATAATATTGAGTTTTTTTATTTCCATTTTACGAAACAATATTATCCAAAAATAATTATTTATCTTTGGCCATTAACAACTCATTAACAAATGTTTGAAACCGTTTAACATCTAGAACTTATTATCACCATTACATTTGTTGTATTGAAATACAGAACACATTTCCTTTGTAACAATTAAAATAAAATTTTATATCATGAAAAAATTAAAAATTACAGCTCTTTTAGCAGTATTGGCAGTTTCTCCGTTTTATGCGGGAGTTCTTCCTGCTGACAGCAATCCTGTTATTAAAGTACTTGCAGATGCCATCAAGTGGAAATCAGAATCTATTGATGTAGGAAATATTCCTCAGGGAAAACCTAAATTGATCCGATTCGAATTTACCAATACTTCCAAAAAACCAATTGTTATAGAAAATGTTGCCCCATCTTGCGGATGTACAACGGCAGACTATACCAAAACTCCGATTCTTCCCGGAAAAAAAGGGTTTGTAGAAGCGAGCTATAATGCAGCAAGTGCAGGTCCTTTCATGAAAACGGTAAACGTTACGACCAGTGACAGCAAAACTCCGAAAACTCTTTCTTTTAAAGGAACAGTTGTTGCTTCTTAATTTGGATTAAATTTAATCTTGTTCAATATAAAAAACAGCGTGATCATTACTGGTCGTGCTGTTTTTGTTTCTAGAAGGAATTTCAGTGTTCAAGAGTAATTTTACTTTTTATTTGAAGCTTTTCCGGCTTTCCGCACTCGCTATTTTATTTGGTTTTGGCGGCGCGGCTTCGCCGCGCCGCCAAAACCAAATAAAATGAGCTCAGACAATGCTGCAATCCGGGCTAGGCTCGAAAATCATTTTTTCAACAGAGATTTTTCTAGCTAATCATAATTTTACTCAAACAATCATTTACTTTCTCGTTTTGTATACTTTTTAATTCTTTTCAATCGCCTCTTCATTTACCTTTTTTGCAGTAAAATAAAAAATAAATTATTTAACGCATTATTTCTTGAGCCATTTTGAAGAACAACAATTCAATATTTAGTATTTTTAAGAAAAATAAACAGTATGAACTTATATACACAACCCATGTTACGGGAAGATGCCTTAAAAGATAAAGTAGCCATCGTTACCGGCGGCGGGAGCGGACTGGGAAAAGCAATGACAAAATATTTCCTGCAGTTAGGCGCAAAAGTTGTGATTACATCCAGAAATCTGGAAAAATTACAGGCAACAGCCAAAGAACTGGAAGATGAAACCGGGGGAAAAGTGCTTAGTGTAGCATGTGACGTCAGAAACTGGGATGAAGTGGAAGCCATGAAAGAAGCCGCTTTAAAGGAGTTCGGGAAAATTGACATCTTATTAAATAATGCAGCCGGGAATTTCATTTCTCCTACAGAGAGGCTCACGCATTCAGCATTCGATTCCATTCTGGATATTGTTTTAAAAGGAACAAAAAACTGCACCCTTTCTGTTGGAAAACATTGGATCGATTCTAAAACATCGGGGACAGTTCTGAATATCGTAACCACATATTCCTGGACAGGCTCTGCCTATGTGGTTCCGTCTGCGTGTGCCAAAGCGGGAGTATTAGCAATGACCAGGTCTCTTGCTGTAGAATGGGCAAAATACGGAATCCGTTTCAACGCGATCGCTCCGGGACCGTTTCCTACAAAAGGAGCCTGGGACAGATTGCTACCGGGAGATTTGCAGGAAAAATTTGACATGAGAAAAAAAGTTCCGCTACGAAGGGTAGGAGAACATCAGGAATTGGCAAACCTTGCAGCCTATCTGGTTTCCGATTATTCGGCTTATGTAAATGGAGAAGTGGTAACCATCGACGGTGGAGAATGGCTTCAGGGTGCAGGCGAATTTAATATGCTGGAAGATATTCCACAGGAAATGTGGGACGCTTTGGAGGCTATGATCAAGGCAAAAAAGTCAAATTAATTTATACTTAACCAGTAGATCATTAAAGAAGTAAGGAGTATCAAACAAAAAATCAACATCTTGTTCTTACACTAAGGTTGAAAAACTAAATAAGTTTATTAAATTATCCATTACTATACTTTCTGCCTTATAAACATTATTTTTGTTTTCATAACTAAAATAGACGATTATGAATTTCAGATTTTCAATCTTAACGGTGATGATGTTTGCAATAGGTTTTTCACAGGATCTTAAGGTAATGAGTTTCAATATCAGGCTGAATGTAGATTCGGATAAAGAAAATGCATGGATCTACAGAAAGCAGGAGGTAGCAGATCTTCTTTCCTATTATCATCCGGACTATTTCGGAGTTCAGGAAGCATTGCCGGAACAGATGAAAGACATCAAAAACGGATTGAAAAATTACGATTATGTGGGCGTAGGAAGAGACGACGGAAAAGAAAAAGGCGAATTTTCTGCTATATTTTATGATACAGAAAGATTACAGGTGGTAAAATCAGGAACATTCTGGCTTTCCGAAACGCCTGAAAAACCTTCTAAGGGATGGGATGCCGCACTAAACAGAATATGTACTTATGCATTTTTCAGGGATAAAAAATCGAAGAAAGAATTCATGGCCATGAATCTTCATTTTGATCATATCGGGAATTTGGCAAGGGTAAAATCTTCTGAACTTATTTTAAAGAAAATCAGAGAACTTAATCCCAAAAACTTACCTGTAACGGTGAGCGGTGATTTTAATCTAACCGAAGATTCAGAACCGATTAAAATTATGTCACAAAACATGCAGGACAGTTTTTATCATTCGGAAACAAAACATTACGGCCCCAGAGGAACTTTTACGGCATTCAATGTCAATGAAATTCCTAAAAACAGGATCGATTATATATTTGTGAAAGGTTTCAAGATTAAATCTCACAGGCATATTAATGACAGAAGGGAAAACCTGCTTTATCCGTCGGACCATTTTCCTGTACTGGCAGATCTGCAGTTTTAAAATATTAACGAAGAGAAATCAATAGCTTATTTTTTTCCCAAAAGACCATACAGAATTTTATCCCTGATCTCATCGGTGATTTCGGAGGTAGATTCTGTATTTCTTTTAAACCAAAAATAAGAGTTATTCAGCGTATGCAGGATAAATCTTGTTGTGAAAGACGAAGACCTTAATTCCCAGCTTTCGGCATGATAGATTTCAGAAATCAGAGATTCTACTTCCTGCTGGTAATTTTTACGCAAAGCTATAAACTCTGGAAGACGTTCTTCCAAATGTTTCCATTCGTTGGAATAAATATGCGTAACGTCGCGGTTTTTAAGAACTACCGACAGATGCTTTTCAATAAAAAGGTTGAGCTTTTCCCGGGGCGGAATGTCCGTATTTTTTATCTCCTGAAGCTCATCAAAAAATTCCTGGGCAATCCCGAAACAAATCCATTCTAAAATTTCTTCCTTGGAACGGATATGCGCATACAATGAAGCCGCCTTGATATTGAGCTTTGTTGCCAAATCGCGTACCGAGCTGCCCATATAGCCCTTCTCTTTGAAAAGTTCTACGGCAACATCCAATATTTTTTTTTGTTTCTCTTTAAGCTCCATCTGGTAAAACGCAAAAGTAATTATTTTGGTTGTAATATTTTGATTTTGAATGAATGATTTTTCCCTTCCATAGGAATGGGGATATCTCAAAAAACAAATTATTAAGAATATATATGCATAGAAAAAACATTCTTAAGAAAAAGCTACATCAATGAAAGCGGTTTTATTATCAGCAACAATTTCCTAAATTAGCACAACACAAAAAAACACTCATGACCGAAAAATTACTCCAATATCTCTGGAATCATAAGATCTTCAAACATTTTGACTTTAGAGATGTTGAAAAGAATCCCGTTGAAATTATAGACTTCGGAAAATGGAATACCGATTCCGGGCCGGATTTCTTAGCAGCTAAAATAAAATTCGGCGGCGTTACTTTGGCCGGACATATTGAACTTCATATAAAATCTTCCGACTGGATCTTTCACCATCATTCACAGGATCCCAATTACCAGAATATTATTCTGCATGCCGTCTATGAGCATGATATGGATATCGATGAACTGAAAAATAAAAACATTCCCACACTAGAACTAAAGCATTACATTGACCAGAATATGCTGTGGAAATATGAAAAGCTGTTAAACGGAAATCAATTCATTGGCTGCGAAGACATCTTTGATCCGAAATATATTCCTGCAGGTTTTCATAAAGAAAATATCCTGAAAAAACTGAATGAAAAATCTAACGAGCTTGAGAAAAGTCTTAAAAAGTTTAAAAATAATTTTGAAGCTGTGCTGTTCCATAGTCTTGCCTATTCTTTCGGATTGAAGATCAATGCTGAAATATTCAGACAAATTGCAGAAAGTATTGAATTTTCCATTATTCTGAAAGTCCGCCAAAACAGAACCCAGCTTGAAGCCTTATTATTCGGGATTGCGGGCTGGCTGGAAAATCCTGAAGATGAAGCCATGCAAATCTGGAAAAGGGAATTTGATTTTTTAAAAGCAAAGTTCAATATACCGAATGTACAAATCCACCCTAAATTCTTAAGGCTGCGTCCGCATAATTTCCCCACCGTCCGCCTAGCGCAGATAGCAGACCTGTATCACCAACATCAGAATCTGTTTTCAAAAGTTATCCATTCGAAATCTGCCGAAGAATTATTCGTTGTATTTAAAGAAATTAAAGCCTCGGAATATTGGAACAATCATTTCAATTTCGGAAAAATTTCAAATGTAAATCAGCCGAAAGTATTGAGTAAAGATTTTATTGAATTGATTATACTGAATACAATTTTACCGTTGAAATACACCTATCATCAACATCACCATGAAGAAATTGCAGAGGAGCTCATTTTATTTTATAAAAATCTATCTGCAGAAAAAAACTCAATCATTGAAAATTGGACAAAAATAAATGTCGAAATACCGAGTGCTTTGGAAAGCCAAAGTTTCATATATCATTTCAATCATTTTTGTGTACAAAAAAATTGCTTAAATTGCAGTATTGGATTAAACTTTTAAACAATCTCACAATGCTAGATAATATCCGCCACAAAATGGAAAGAGAATGGTTCGGTGTTCTTACGAGAACCGGCGCTAAACTGGGTATTCCCGTATCCAAACTAAGGGTTTTCTTTATTTACTCCACTTTTGCCACGGCAGGGTTTTTCTTTCTTATCTATCTCGGATTGGCATTCACACTATGGGTGAAAGATATTTTCATCACGAGAAGACCTAATGTTTTTGATCTCTAACTTATGGAATTTTTACAGATTACATCCCCTGAAGATTACAGGGTGCAGGAAATTTACAGGTCGTACTGCAACACTTTCCCAGAAGATGAAAGAAGGGATTGGGAAAAGCTTATTACACTGTTCTCAAATCCGAAAGCAAAAATAATATCAGTACTTCATGATTCGAAAAACATAGGATACCTCATCCTTTGGGAACTCAGCAATTATACTTTTGTTGAACATTTTGAAGTTTTTGAAGAATTTAGAAGCCAGAAGCTGGGTTCACACATTACCCAATATCTTTTTGAAAACTTTCCGAGAATCATTCTGGAAATAGAACCTGATCACCTCAATGAAAATGCGGCAAGAAGGTATGCTTTCTATCAGAGAAACGGCTTCCGCCTTATCGATGAAATGTATGTACAGCCAAGCTATGGAAAAGGGAAAAAGCCGCTTAACCTTTGGCTTTTATCGAACTATACTCCTGAAAATCTAAATAATGTTAAAGACGAAATTTATGATATTGTCTATCATTAATGACTGAATAAACTACTTTTCAACAGAACTTTCTTTCAGTCTTTCAACGAATACCTGAAAAGACTCTTCCATCCGTGATAATGCGCCGGTGAGGTTTTTAGCCCGTACAAAAGTTCTGGTCTGTGGTTTTTCTAAAAATGAAAACTCAATAAACTCGGAGATTCTTTCTTTGGGAATGCCTGCTTTGATGAAATAATCATCCTCTACCCTTTCGCGGATCCATGCAATATCTTCCTGGAGATCATCATATCTATACTGCCTTTTCATCCGCCTTGCATCTCCGCTAACGAGATCATAAAGCCCCTGAATATTGAGATTCCCCAACAGAATAGGAAACAATACCTGTTTGATATCTGCAGGGGTTTCACGCATTTTTCCAGTAGGCTGCGGAAGTCCTACTGCATCTTCCACCATCTTTCCTTTATCAATTTTAGCTACTGCACGGGAATCCTTTTTGATATCACCGGTAAGGTTGGCAAGTTCTACCTCTTCAATCTCTTCGGCGATTCTTACCAGTTTTATTATTGCTTTTTTATCGGTAAGATATTTTGCCTGTATGGAGGACCTTTCATAGCCAGAGCGTATAAACCGTAACTCATCTTCAGGAGTTGCTTCTATGGAAAAAGTTCCGTCTAATGCAGTATACGTCTTCTTCTCTGAGGAAATGTTCATGATCATTACAGCAGGAAGGGCAACCCCGTCTTCATCGGTAATTGATCCTTCCACTGTTTTTTGTGAAAATGCATTCAGAAAAGGAAAGACAATAAAAATTAAAAGCTTTATTCTCATTACTTTACATTAAATTGGAAATTTTACGGGGTTTTGTAAGTAGAAATCCTGTTCAGCACTGCACTTTTAAATCTATTAAGATCTGCTTCAGTAACATAACCATATTTAAGGATGTTTTTTCTTTCAAAACCTGTTCTTAGAATGTAAAGAATAAAATGTTGTATTTGGGATTTTTCAATTTTAAGATCTTCAAAGAAAGCTGTTCCCAAGGCATTTTGTAAGTAATTTAGCAAATCAATATCGTCCCACTTGTTTTTAACTTTTCCTAGAGAAAAAACCCCTTTCGTTACCGGCTGTACAAATTCTCCCGGCCTCGGTGCAAGAACCGAAGGTGCAGATTTTCGGGTCATATAAACAGCAAGATCATTTTTAAGTTTCTGAACTTTCCTGGGAGGATTAAGGTTTTTGGAATCAATTTTAATATCTCCCGTAAGTTCTTTTTTCACTTCCACTTCAGCAATAAGCGTTGCCGATCTCACAAGTTTAATATTAACAGGTGCACTGATGTCTTCTTTATTGATTCCTCGGCTAGTCCTTTCATATCCTTCTTTCACAAACCGGAGTTGATCCCCGCTTCTTCCGGATATCATAAAATGGCCATCACGATTGGTTGAAATTCTTTCGTCGGTTCGTATGTTGATAACTGTAACGCCTGCAATTTCAGTATTTTCTTCAGAAGTCACCTTCCCGAAAATATAATCCTGAGCTTGTGCAGTAATGGAGAAAACAGTGAATAAAAGAAAGAGTAGTTTAATTTTCACGGAAAGTTTTTTATTAGAGCAAAACTATCAATATTTTTAAATATTTCATAAAGTTTAACCTCACTTAACGGGTTTTAGCATTTCTTTTTGATTCTTAGTCCTTAAACTGTTAAATCTGCAACCGGATTTGTTAAAATTTCACTTAAAAATTAAGTAACTTGCAGATTGAATTCCACTCAAAATGCAAAATTCTTATACCGTTATCAATGCTTCAGCCGGTTCAGGAAAAACCTATGCTTTGGTTCAGCGGCTATTGATGATCTGTCTCCGGTATCCTAATCAGCAGCAGTCGATCAGGAATATTCTGGCGTTGACCTTTACCAACAAGGCGGCCAACGAAATGAAAGAGAGAATCCTGACCTGGCTTGGGAACTTTTCTTCGGATGATTTCGCGGAAAATGGTGATCTTAAAAATATTCAGAAAGCATTTGAGCAGGAAGGTATAAGAATAACGATCGACGAGCTCCATCTCCGTGCAAAGAAGCTATTGGATTATGTTCTTCATAATTATTCCACGCTGAATATCGGAACGATAGACCGTTTTAACTCCAGACTAGTGAGAAGCTTTTCTTATGAACTGGGTCTGGCTAAAAATTTCAATCTTGAAATTGAAGCCGAGCCTTTCCTGATTGAAGCGGTAGACAAAATGCTTGACCAGATCGGGGAAAATGAAGTGATTTCCGAGTCTTTTATGGATTATGTAGATTACAGTCTTGAAAATAATGAGCGGATTAATCTAAACAAAAACCTTTACGATTCTGCTAAAGAATTTGTGAAAGATATTCATTATGAACACCTGAAAAACAATAAAGATTTCGACAGCACGAATTACGAAAATATTAAAAATGAACTTCGTAAAGAGATTGTATTCAACAAAAAACAAGCGCTTGAACTCGCTGCGAAATCAATAGAATT
This region includes:
- a CDS encoding GH92 family glycosyl hydrolase: MTRCGTAVFLFLLVFSLHFKAQKFEKLYQYVNPFIGTEKMGHTYPGATAPFGAVQLSPETDTITYELNGKYNGEVYKYCAGYRYEDKTIVGFSSTHFSGTGHSDLGDFLIMPTEGKLQLNPGTATNPESGYRSRFSHRNEKAEAGYYQVKLEDHNILAELTSTTRVGIHRYTFPKSDQAHIILDLMAGIYNYDGKNIWTYVRVENGNTVTGYRQTNGWARTRTVYFAMKFSKPFKSYGQKNYDGKQVYNGFWRKFDQTKNFPEIAGKNLKMYFDFDTNENEAIEVKLAISPVSQANALENIEREAGSLSFDQIKTQTQDNWNKELNKIIIKGSENEKTNFYTAMYHTFINPTTYMDVNGEYKGLDQNVHQANNFTNYTTFSLWDTYRTLHPFFNIIQPKRNSDMVKSMMAHYDQFSMKMLPIWSHYANDNWCMSGYHSVSVVADAIIKGNYSGDTKAALQACIATANKRDYEGIGQYIDLGYIPAEKSGTSVSNTLEYAYDDWAIAQLAKYVGETEIYNQFIKRSENWKNNFDKSSGFMRPRLADGSFKKDFNALSTHGQGFIEGNSWNYSFFVPQNPDELIQLMGGKKKFASKLDKLFTMHLPDEFFADTEDITREGIIGGYVHGNEPAHHVAYLYNWAGQPWKTQAQIRRILEMQYKATPDGLGGNDDAGQMSAWYILSSLGFYPVAPGSVDYAIGSPAIEHAMLNLENGKTFEIEAINQSPKNMYVRKVVLNGKEIKNFILKHSDIINGGKLSFYMSDKPRK
- a CDS encoding response regulator transcription factor, with protein sequence MQKSKILYAEDDETIAFLIQDSLENYYNISCYRDGKSALEAFNKENFDICLLDIMMPELNGFELAERIREKNTEIPIIFLSAKALKEDRIKGLKIGADDYLVKPFSIEELILKIEVFLKRSKKTNTYPSKFKVGKYTFDPKNYTLEHTENIITLTQRESDLLLYFIRNKNNVLKRQDILKAIWGDDDYFMGRSLDVFISRLRKVLADEENIVIENLHGIGFRFSEK
- a CDS encoding sensor histidine kinase, which produces MEIKKLNIIITLGFVAIIGILIAQLMWTKQAYNLEDKKFNQTVNVALLEVVEKLSGGKTSFSENPVQNISNDYYVVNINNEFHPELLEHYLKTEFTRFQINTDYVYALYNCHSDQMLYGKFISKHQESPNEKVIKFPKHKNLVYYFSIRFPDKTTYLISSLRFWYLLTFALIIILLVYVYSIYTIIQQKKFAELQRDFINNMTHEFKTPLSSILLASEALTKQDMVRENPKLQTYTSIITDQSYKLNRHVEKILNIAKNDAAGLSLKPQRIALLPFIQEIVDNIRQKNEDLYVKIEIDSNISIIADEFHFTNIVYNILDNSIKYCDTNPVIIISSLKDSKTLYLKFKDNGIGIPAKNIPHIFDKFYRVNTKKSDEVNGFGLGLFYVKKIVQQHNWKISVENNTDKGITITLTLPL
- a CDS encoding DUF1573 domain-containing protein, with protein sequence MKKLKITALLAVLAVSPFYAGVLPADSNPVIKVLADAIKWKSESIDVGNIPQGKPKLIRFEFTNTSKKPIVIENVAPSCGCTTADYTKTPILPGKKGFVEASYNAASAGPFMKTVNVTTSDSKTPKTLSFKGTVVAS
- a CDS encoding SDR family oxidoreductase, whose amino-acid sequence is MNLYTQPMLREDALKDKVAIVTGGGSGLGKAMTKYFLQLGAKVVITSRNLEKLQATAKELEDETGGKVLSVACDVRNWDEVEAMKEAALKEFGKIDILLNNAAGNFISPTERLTHSAFDSILDIVLKGTKNCTLSVGKHWIDSKTSGTVLNIVTTYSWTGSAYVVPSACAKAGVLAMTRSLAVEWAKYGIRFNAIAPGPFPTKGAWDRLLPGDLQEKFDMRKKVPLRRVGEHQELANLAAYLVSDYSAYVNGEVVTIDGGEWLQGAGEFNMLEDIPQEMWDALEAMIKAKKSN
- a CDS encoding endonuclease/exonuclease/phosphatase family protein translates to MNFRFSILTVMMFAIGFSQDLKVMSFNIRLNVDSDKENAWIYRKQEVADLLSYYHPDYFGVQEALPEQMKDIKNGLKNYDYVGVGRDDGKEKGEFSAIFYDTERLQVVKSGTFWLSETPEKPSKGWDAALNRICTYAFFRDKKSKKEFMAMNLHFDHIGNLARVKSSELILKKIRELNPKNLPVTVSGDFNLTEDSEPIKIMSQNMQDSFYHSETKHYGPRGTFTAFNVNEIPKNRIDYIFVKGFKIKSHRHINDRRENLLYPSDHFPVLADLQF
- a CDS encoding TetR/AcrR family transcriptional regulator; its protein translation is MRYPHSYGREKSFIQNQNITTKIITFAFYQMELKEKQKKILDVAVELFKEKGYMGSSVRDLATKLNIKAASLYAHIRSKEEILEWICFGIAQEFFDELQEIKNTDIPPREKLNLFIEKHLSVVLKNRDVTHIYSNEWKHLEERLPEFIALRKNYQQEVESLISEIYHAESWELRSSSFTTRFILHTLNNSYFWFKRNTESTSEITDEIRDKILYGLLGKK
- a CDS encoding DUF2851 family protein encodes the protein MTEKLLQYLWNHKIFKHFDFRDVEKNPVEIIDFGKWNTDSGPDFLAAKIKFGGVTLAGHIELHIKSSDWIFHHHSQDPNYQNIILHAVYEHDMDIDELKNKNIPTLELKHYIDQNMLWKYEKLLNGNQFIGCEDIFDPKYIPAGFHKENILKKLNEKSNELEKSLKKFKNNFEAVLFHSLAYSFGLKINAEIFRQIAESIEFSIILKVRQNRTQLEALLFGIAGWLENPEDEAMQIWKREFDFLKAKFNIPNVQIHPKFLRLRPHNFPTVRLAQIADLYHQHQNLFSKVIHSKSAEELFVVFKEIKASEYWNNHFNFGKISNVNQPKVLSKDFIELIILNTILPLKYTYHQHHHEEIAEELILFYKNLSAEKNSIIENWTKINVEIPSALESQSFIYHFNHFCVQKNCLNCSIGLNF